In the Chroococcidiopsis sp. TS-821 genome, ATTCATATCGCCATAAAGGGTGCAATAGCCGACTGCCATTTCTGATTTATTGCCTGTCGATAGCAGTAAATGACCAAATTTATTAGAAATTGCCATTAACAAATTACCGCGAATCCGCGATTGAATATTTTCTTCGGCAAGTCCAAACTCAGTATTACTAAATAAAGGTGCAAGCGTTTTGTCATAGCCTTGCATTAATTCACCAATAGGTAACGTCTGCGTTTGGATGCCTAAATTTGCAGCGAGTTGCAAGGCATCTTTAATTGAGTGTTCGGAACTATATGGCGAAGGCATAAGTACGCCGAGGACGTTTTCTTTACCAAGTGCTGCGGTGGCGATCGCTGCTACCAATGCCGAATCAACTCCCCCACTTAAGCCAATAACAACTTGACGAAAACCGCACTTACGTGTATAATCTCTTACACCTAAAACTAAAGCTTGCCAGATCTCCGCATCGTCATTTTCGGGCATAGTCGCGATTGTACTAGGCTGTAAGTCATGTTTTTGCTCGTCAAATTCGACAACGAGTAGATCTGACTCAAACGCCTGCGCGCGGCATACTAGTTCGCCCTGACGGTTAAATCCGACACTGCAACCATCAAAAATCAAGTCATCATTCGCAGCGATTTGATTAGCATACAGTATTGGGCAACGATAACGGCTTGCAGCATGACTCAACATCGCTTCGCGCAGTTGCTGTTTGGCGACGCTATAAGGAGACGCTGATAAATTGACAATTAAGTCAACACCAGCTTCCACTAAGTCTGTTATTGGACTGATTGCATAGTGACGTTTTCCCCAAAATTCTTCGTCATTCCACAAGTCTTCGCAGATCGTGACACCGATTTTGAGGGAGGTTGGGTCATTGGTAATTGGTAACGGGTAATTGGTAATTTCTTTTGGTTGTGAAATTGTAAAAAATCGAGTTTCTTGCCCAGGTTCAAAGTAGCGATTCTCATCGAAGACATCGTAGGTGGGAAGGAGGCGTTTGTGAAATGTTTGCTGAAGTTTGCCACCAGAGAGTAACGCAACGCTGTTGAATAAAGGTTTACCACCAGAAATATAGGCTTGGGTGTTTGGTTCGACACAACCAACTAAGACAGCGATCGCAGGTGGTAAGCTTTGTGCGAGTTGTTGTAGATGAGATGCGATCGCCGCAATAAAACTCGGATCGAGTAATAGATCTCGCGGTGGGTAGCCACATAGCGAAAGTTCTGGCGTTAATAACAAGTTTGCACCTTGCGCGGCTGCTTCTTGGGCGGCGGTGAGGATTTTTTGCGCGTTACCTGCTAAATCACCAACGGTAGGATTAATTTGAGCGATCGCAATTTTCATAGTGAGAAAGTGGCTAGTGACTGGTAAGTGGAAATATCAGGAAATTTGCTAATTGAAGATCGCTAAATAAATACTAAAGGTTTATCTTTAAAGGGAGCAAAGGCGGTAGCATTAAAGCGGTACAAACTGGCGGGACGTCCGGCACCGCGCGAGACTTTTAAACCTGTATCGCACAAAAAACCGAGCTTGAGAAGTCGGGCGCGGAAGTTAGAATAATCGGAGAATTCGCCTAAAACTGTTGTATAAAGCTGATAGAGATCGTTGAGTGTAAAAACTTCGGGTAAGACATCAAACGCTACAGGGCTGTATTCAAGTTTATTTTTGAGTCGGCGGTGTCCGTAAGCTAAAATTTCGTTGTGGTCAAACGCGAGTTGCGGTACTTGTTTTACCGGATACCAAGCAATACCGCTAACACCATCGGCGATCAGTTCGGCATCTTCGTATCGCACTAGTGCAAAGTAACTAACAGAAAGATAGCGCACTCCGTGGGTTTCTTCGCGCGGGTCGCGTTCTGGTCCGCCGAATGTGTACAATTGCTCTAAATATAAATTTTTGACACGAATTTTCTCTGCCAAAATCCGATAGGCAGCATCTTCAAGCGATTCGCCCTGGCGTACTAAAGTTCCAGGTAAACTCCATTGACCTAAAAAAGGTTGTTGTTGTCGCATCACAAGGAGGACTAAAAGCCGATTTTGGGCGGTATCAACTGAAAAAATCGCGTTGTCTACCCCGACCTTGAAATCTGCTAAAGGCTGTGGCTTTACCGCGTCGGCAATGTTTCTTTGGCTGCGTGTTGGCATTCGTACAAATGCTGTTGATGAATATATGCTTCTACAGGAGGTGTTAACGCTTCAGAATCTCCACTTTCACGATACGCGGTTGAGGACACGTCTGGTGCAGTTAGGTTTGCGATCGCAAACTTCGCACCCAACTGTTTTAGCTGTTGTAGGTCACTTTCTGCTACTTCATATCCTGGTCGCGGTACGACTAATAGCTGCACTTGTTGCAACAATTCTTCAACGGCGTACCATTGTTGTAGTTGATGCACCAAGTCTGAACCAATAACGAGTGTAAACGTTGCATCCTTCCAGTGTTGTTTTGCTTTGTTAACGGTTTCTAGCGTGCGATGACTGCTCAATTCTTGATGTAAACCGATATTGTGTCGCGGCGGATTGATATCTTCAATGAGTAGCCGCAGCATAGCGGCGCGATGTTCCAAGGGTGAAGCATGGGACTTAAAAGGATTATCTGCTGCCCAAACTGCTACCCAATCGTAGTGTTGCGACAACCAGCTAATAATCGCTTGATGTCCGGCGGTAGGAGGATCGGCACTTGTACCAAATAAGGCAATTTTGAGCATGTTAAATTTTAGATTTACTATTGGCTATGCGGTTACGGTGGTTTTAGCTAGTCGCGTTTTCTCAGTTAACTGCTGCAAGGCGGGTGATATTTCTACAGGTAAAGATATCGGGTTATCTAGTCGCCGGACGGTGTCGGGTAGACTCGCAACTGAACGAGTCGTGCGATCGCGAATTTGGGCGAGTGTCTCTGGCGGTTGTAGGCGTTTGCCTTGCTGCATGACAAGTTGTAATAATGGTTGCGCGTCTGTTTCTGTCATCAAACCTAAAGCGTCTTTGATAACTCTATTTCCCGCATACCTTCGAAAAACTTGTTTGCGTCCTGGATACGTTGCTTTCCCACTCGATTGTTTCATCACTGGAATGCCTTCAATTTCTACGATCTTGTAGACACCGTTGACAGGCGTCCCTGTAACGAGGCGCGTTCCCAAGCCATAGCCATCAATTTCTGCCTTATTTGCTTTGAGTCGGGCAATTTCCCACTCGTCGAGATCGCCACTAGCAAAAATCTTGACTCCTGGCAAAAGCGATCGCACTTGTTGCGACAGCGTGGCTAAGTCTCCCGAATCTAATCGCACTCCTGCAAGTTGCATTTCTCCTGCTTGCACTTTTTTGGCTAAACGTTGTGCTGCTGCTACGGTGTCGTAGGTGTCAATTAGTAACGGTGCGCCTGGAAAATAACGGTGAAATGCAGTAAACGCTTGGTCTTCTGTACCTTCCATCGCGGCGATCGCCATCACCAAAGAATGCGCCATTGTCCCACTCGGCTGACTTCCCAGGTGCAATGCGGCTAGCACATTCGAGGTAGAATCTAAACCAGCGGCTAGTGCTGCACGCGCTGCCCAGAGTGAAGATTGCGGACTAAAAGCGCGTCGCGTCCCAAATTCTAAAAGTGTTGCGGACGGTCCAGCGATATCGCGGATGCGTGCGGCGCGGGTGGCGACTAATGTTTGAAAATTGAGTGTATTAAGTAAATAGGTTTCTACTAGCTGCGCTTGCCACAAAGGGGCTTCGACTCGTAAAAGTGGTTCATTGGCAAAAATGGCGGTTCCTTCAGGTACTGCCCACACATCGCCAGTAAAGTGTCCTGATTCTAGCAGCGTCCAAAAGCTTTCTGGCGCGTGGGTAAAAATGTTCGTTGCTTTTAAAGCTGATATCTGCGTTGGCGTAAAATGCAAATTTTCGAGATACTCTAATGCTTGGGCTAATCCCATTGCGATTAAGTAACCAAAATCGTCTGGTAGGCGGCGCGTAAATAGTTCAAAACTCGCCCATTTTTGCTCTAACCCTTCACCCGTATAGCAAGCCGCCATTGTCAGCTGATAAAGGTCTGTCAGCAGACTATAATCTTCTGAAGTAAGTGTCAGTTCCTGCGTTGATACCCAATCGAGGGAAGGTGCCATCACACAGCAATTCAGGTAGTTTGTTTAATTATAGTATAATTCACCAAAATATTGCCAAGCAAGCTGCGATTATTTTCCAGCAAATCAGAGTTTTGGCAGATATTGAGGGAGAGATTACACAAACTACATACTTATTTATGTTTATTTGTAGTCAAATTTACTATATTTAGTTGTATTGAGCTTTGTAGATACCGAGCTCAAACTTCTTTAGCATCCTCTGATCCCTGAGTGCTGATTCCTAATAAAGTATTGCAAACATAAACGAATAAGCATTACAAATGTGCGCGAAGAATTAAGCACGTATCATAATAAAAGCAGAAGGGGATTAAACTACATGCATTCAGAATTGAATTCATCATAATCATCATTAGGAGAAATATCCTATGAATATTTATCGCATGATTGACAGCATGACTCGATATATTTCTGAAGCTGTTACGCGGATTTTTGGACCGAGTGATGATGCCTATCCAGCAACAGGAGTACAGCCGTTCACAGGAGAACCTTTCAAACCTCAACGGAATGCTGATTGGTAGGTAGTATGACAAATTAATCAAATACTATATTATTAGCAATCAAGCAGGTGGTAGATGTCATTCTCCATCTGCTTTTGTTTCAATGGGCAATCGATAAATTGACGATCTAGATTTTCTACATTTCTACCTGAATATTAGGCGAATAAATTCGCCGCTAAATAAACAAAATATCACTTTAAGTATGCCTGCGCACACTTTGTTTGGATAACCCCGAAGAAATTCGCAGGGCTAAAATAATCTTTAGCTATCCTGACCCCTGACTCTATCCATGCAATTAAACACTTGCCATGCCCTCAAAGAATGGGCGGTAGCAGTTGCAGCGCTAGAACAAGCGAAAACAATTATGCTGCTACGCAAAGGTGGAATTCACGAACAAGGCGGGCGCTTTCGCGTTGCTTGCGACCAAGTTTTGCTTTATCCTACTTACGAGCATCAGCAACCTGGGTTGTTGAAACCGGAATATGCTAATGCTGTCACTCCTGTTGCTTCTGGTTGGCATCCGGAAACTGTGCGTATTGGCAGTTGGGCAGAAATTACGGATATTTTACCTGTGAGCGATCCGCAAGTAGTAGAAGCGTTGTTGCCATTTCATATCTGGAACGACAAGTTTATCAGCGATCGCTTGAAATGGAAATCGCGTCAGCCGCTTTATATTTTGCTGTTACGAACTTACTCTCTTCCCCAAGTGCATCACATTCCTTATCGTGCAGAATACGGTGGTTGTAAGTCTTGGATTGATTTAGCACAAACAATTTCTCTAGAAAACTCCCAACCCGTATTATCCGACGCTGCGTATGCTCAAATCGTGGCAGAAGTTCGCTATAAGATTGGTCATGTCTTACAGGGAGTAAGTGATGAGTGATAAGTTAATCCTAATTACGTAATTCCCATTTATTCTCTTCTACTCCCTCTACTGTCCTCCAGGTAGTTGCTTCATGACAAAACCTGACTACAAGGCGATCCCCAGCACCTAGCTACGGTGCCAGATAGGAACTCTTACCCTAGATAGATATACAAAACTTAAAGAAAAAGTATCTTGACAGCAAGACATTAGTCTTGACAAACGTAAATTAGTGTGCTTAAACATTTATAAGCTTGAGGCTACATAATTCTTCAAAGTTATCAGCCTAAAGACAAGCTTTTCCTAAATGCGAATCAGTGCATTGCGTTTTGTGCCGTTATTTGAGACAAGGAGTGCCTATGCCTCGACAATTGTGCTGGCTATCGAAATCCGGTACAGATGGCGAGAAAGTTTTGTATTTACAAGCTGCACCAAATGAGCCATGGAAACCTTACACGCATTTTCCGCAGTATGCAGTACCCGATTACCGAATTCCTGGCGGTTCTAAAGGTTGGGCAACTTACCAAAAACTAATCAAGCAAGGCTGGATTTTGGTGCCTAGTGCCCGCGCTACAGAATTTGGGAAAATTGCGACGGAGGCAGAAATTTTGAAGTAGGGGTAAGGAGGGGGTGAATAGTGGCTAGTGATGAGTTTTGAGTTTTGAATTTAATACTCAACCCTGATAGTTCGCAATTCTTGAATCAAAATCCCTTTGGTGAACCTTCTCCACGCGGATCGGCAGCACCTTCTAGCATGTTATCAGAAGTGACGACGATCGCATTTGCATTTCCCCACGGCGATCGCTCTTCAATTTTATGCCCGCGACGACACAATTCAGCGATCGTGGCGTAGTCTAAGCCAAAAGGTTCGACCCGTAATTCGTCGGGTAGCCATTGGTGATGAATTCGAGGTGCAGCTACCGCAGATCCGGCATCCATGCCGTATTCTAAAACGTTGAGGATTGTTTGCAAGACTGTAGTGATGATCGTACTACCGCCAGGTGCGCCGACTGCCATGCGCAAGCGATTGTTTTCGGTGACAATTGTGGGTGTCATACTTGATAAAGGAGTTTTACGCGGGGCGATCGCATTTGCCTCTTTGCCAACTAGCCCGTAAGCATTGGGAACCCCTAGTGCAGCCGCAAAGTCGTCCATTTCGTCGTTGAGGAGAATTCCTGTGCCTGGCGTTACGACGCCAGAACCGAAGCCGTAATTAATCGTAAACGTGAGACTCACCGCGTTACGCTGCGGATCGATGACGGTTAAATGACTGGTATCTGATGATTCGTTGCCTTTAATGTAGCGCAAGAGCGTTTGGCGGTCTACAGGTTTGACTTCACTCGAACGTCGTACGCTATCCATGCGAATTTCTTGACGTCTTTGCAAGGCATAGTCGCGACTAATGAGTTGTTGCACGGGAACTTTGACAAAATCAGGATCGCCGAGATGTTCAGATCGATCTGCATACGCAATTCGCATCGCTTCTACCATCAGATGCAGTGCGTCAGGATTGCGCCATCCTAGTGATTTTAAATCAGTATTGCCGATGATATTCAACATCTGCAACAAGTGTACGCCTCCCGAAGACGGCGGCGGCATCGAACACACGCGGTAGTTGCGGAAATCGCCACAAACGGGAGTACGCCAAATCGGTTGATAGATTTTGAGGTCTGTGAGGGTAATTAAACCACCGTTTTTTGCCATATCGGAGGCGATCGCGCGGGCAATATTTCCGGTATAAAAGCTTTGCGGATTTTGGGCGACTGACTGTAATGTTTTTGCTAAATCGCGCTGTACTAATTTCTCGCCTGGCTGGTACATTTCGCCGTTGCGTGTAAATATTTGTCGCGCAGCGGGATTTGCTAAAATTACTTGTTGACGACTTTCGGCAGCATTCGTATATCTTTGCGACACCACAAAGCCATCGCGCGCGTAGCGAATCGCGGGTGCAATTAATGTCGCCCAAGGTAATTTTCCGTATTGGCGATGCACTTCGTACATTCCGGCTACGGTTCCTGGAACTGCAACAGATAAGTAACCGTCTATACTGGCGTTTGGACGTACTTTACCTTGCGCGTCTAAATACATATTTCGCGTTGCTTTTAATGGTGCGCGTTCGCGAAAATCTAATGCCTTTATTTCTTTCCCTGGCTGGTGGAGTAACAGAAAACCACCGCCACCAATTCCCGCAGAAAAGGGTTCGACGACAGAAATCGTAAAGGTTGTCGCGACAGCTGCATCGACGGCATTACCACCTTGACGTAAGATTTCTAATCCCGCTTCGCTGGCTAACGGATGTGCGGAAACAACCATCGCTTGTTTGGTGCGCAGTGGTTGGACAAAAGCTGCGATCGCTGCTTTTTCAGGTGCGATCGAGCATAGGGAAATTGCGACAAGCGTGAAGGGCTTGTATTTGGAGGTGACGGGCATTGGTGGTAAGCGGTAACTGGTAATTGGTAATTGTACTGACTTTTCTGATTAATTACCTATGACCAACTACCCAATTTTGTGTAGTTGTGAAACAGATGCATAAGGTATTGGGTGTTTTCTCCTGGTTTGCCGTTGGAAATTTGGAGATCGTCGATTTGTATGACTGGCATAATCTCTTTGTTGGTGGCGGTGATGAATGCTTCGTCACAACGATTTAAGTCGCTGTAGCTAATTGGCTGTTCGACGATCTCAAACTTGTTTTTGGCGAGTTCTAAAACAACTTCTCTGGTAATACCGTAAAGGATGTTGTCTTTTGGGGTAATGAGTTTATTGTCTTGAAATACGAATAAGTTTGTTGTTGTTCCTTCTAGGACGCGATGCTGATTTACGTATAGTGCTTCAACTGCATTCTCTTGTTTGGCTTGTTGTAATGCCATGATTGCAGAGATATAATTGAGGCTTTTTGCTCCTGGTATGAATCGCTGCGTTTGGACTGTAATAACTTTGACGCCTTGTTTGTAATAGGCTTCAGGATATTCAGTTACCGGAGTCACAATTACAATTAAGCTGGGTTCGCCAGCAGGAGTGATGAAATCGGTGGCAATACCTCCTGTAGCGATGATGCGAATGTTTGCGTCTGGAAGATGATTGCGGTTGAATGTCTCTTGCGCGATTGCCTCGATTTCTGGCGTTGACCACGGTAAATTTAAACCGATTAATTCTGCTGATTTTTGCAGTCTTTGTACGTGTTCGCGGAGTTTGAATGGAACTCCGTTGTATGTCCGCAAAAAATCAAATACGCCGTATCCTCGGACGATTGCCAAATCGTTGATTGGTAAACAAGCTTCATCAGCAGCAACATATTTCCCATTCAGATAATAGATATATGTCATTTTTCATGCGCTCAAATATTAAGAAGATTTTCTGACAAGGTAGTATACAATTGCTGCAATTTGTTGTATTATTTTTATATGATTTTCTTCATAATGGAGATATAACCCAAAATAAAATTTTTGCACAGATTCCCATTATGTAGAAAATTGTATCAGGTGCGAAGGAAAAAATCAACTGCCTATCCCCTACTTCTTCGCATTTTTCGGTGGAATTTTAGCCTGTAAAAATTCGCTCACAACTTCTTTAATATCGCGTAATTCGCCTTCGACTTGGTAGTTAAGACTGCGCATTTCATCTTCAGTAATTAAATTACCGAGTTGTTGCATTGCGGGTAGTAGCTGAGGGTATTTCTTCAACGTAGCTTGGCGGACGATTGGTGCAGCTTCGTAAGGAGGAAAATAGCGTTTATCGTCTTCTAGAATTGCTAAATCTAATCGGGCAATTTGTCCGTCGGTAGAGTTACCTGCAACCATATCGACTTGCTTATCAATTAAAGCACGGTACATTAAGCCCAAATCCATAACGCGGGGCGATCGCGCAAATTGTAAACCGTACGTTTGAGCAAGTCCAGGAAATCCATCTTCGCGCTGAATAAATTCGTAGCCAAAGCCTGCTTGCCATTGGGGAGTATATTGTGCAGCTTGCGAAATTGTTTGTAGATTATATGCTCTTGCATCTTCACCGCGAACAATAATTGCGAAGGTATTTTCAAAGCCTAAAGGGGGAGTGACTTCCAGGTCAAATTGTTCTGCATAAGACGATCGCACTTGTT is a window encoding:
- a CDS encoding DUF1802 family protein, yielding MQLNTCHALKEWAVAVAALEQAKTIMLLRKGGIHEQGGRFRVACDQVLLYPTYEHQQPGLLKPEYANAVTPVASGWHPETVRIGSWAEITDILPVSDPQVVEALLPFHIWNDKFISDRLKWKSRQPLYILLLRTYSLPQVHHIPYRAEYGGCKSWIDLAQTISLENSQPVLSDAAYAQIVAEVRYKIGHVLQGVSDE
- a CDS encoding glycine betaine ABC transporter substrate-binding protein; this encodes MKKFILLCFVTFSLVLAIASCNPSTTTGGGGDIVVGSKDFTEQNILGELLAQHIENTTGLSVERRLHLGGTFVCHQALLAGQIDTYVEYTGTAFTGILKQKPIGDPQAVYQQVRSSYAEQFDLEVTPPLGFENTFAIIVRGEDARAYNLQTISQAAQYTPQWQAGFGYEFIQREDGFPGLAQTYGLQFARSPRVMDLGLMYRALIDKQVDMVAGNSTDGQIARLDLAILEDDKRYFPPYEAAPIVRQATLKKYPQLLPAMQQLGNLITEDEMRSLNYQVEGELRDIKEVVSEFLQAKIPPKNAKK
- a CDS encoding nicotinate-nucleotide adenylyltransferase, whose protein sequence is MLKIALFGTSADPPTAGHQAIISWLSQHYDWVAVWAADNPFKSHASPLEHRAAMLRLLIEDINPPRHNIGLHQELSSHRTLETVNKAKQHWKDATFTLVIGSDLVHQLQQWYAVEELLQQVQLLVVPRPGYEVAESDLQQLKQLGAKFAIANLTAPDVSSTAYRESGDSEALTPPVEAYIHQQHLYECQHAAKETLPTR
- a CDS encoding NAD+ synthase, translated to MKIAIAQINPTVGDLAGNAQKILTAAQEAAAQGANLLLTPELSLCGYPPRDLLLDPSFIAAIASHLQQLAQSLPPAIAVLVGCVEPNTQAYISGGKPLFNSVALLSGGKLQQTFHKRLLPTYDVFDENRYFEPGQETRFFTISQPKEITNYPLPITNDPTSLKIGVTICEDLWNDEEFWGKRHYAISPITDLVEAGVDLIVNLSASPYSVAKQQLREAMLSHAASRYRCPILYANQIAANDDLIFDGCSVGFNRQGELVCRAQAFESDLLVVEFDEQKHDLQPSTIATMPENDDAEIWQALVLGVRDYTRKCGFRQVVIGLSGGVDSALVAAIATAALGKENVLGVLMPSPYSSEHSIKDALQLAANLGIQTQTLPIGELMQGYDKTLAPLFSNTEFGLAEENIQSRIRGNLLMAISNKFGHLLLSTGNKSEMAVGYCTLYGDMNGGLAAIADVPKTRVYSICRWLNRDSEVIPENILAKAPSAELKPGQVDRDSLPPYDVLDDILERFICNHESASQITQAGHDPTVVDRVIKMIVRAEFKRRQAPPGLKVTDRAFGTGWRMPIANKWISTNTYQTPREQTTSQASA
- a CDS encoding NUDIX domain-containing protein, which gives rise to MPTRSQRNIADAVKPQPLADFKVGVDNAIFSVDTAQNRLLVLLVMRQQQPFLGQWSLPGTLVRQGESLEDAAYRILAEKIRVKNLYLEQLYTFGGPERDPREETHGVRYLSVSYFALVRYEDAELIADGVSGIAWYPVKQVPQLAFDHNEILAYGHRRLKNKLEYSPVAFDVLPEVFTLNDLYQLYTTVLGEFSDYSNFRARLLKLGFLCDTGLKVSRGAGRPASLYRFNATAFAPFKDKPLVFI
- the ggt gene encoding gamma-glutamyltransferase, which gives rise to MPVTSKYKPFTLVAISLCSIAPEKAAIAAFVQPLRTKQAMVVSAHPLASEAGLEILRQGGNAVDAAVATTFTISVVEPFSAGIGGGGFLLLHQPGKEIKALDFRERAPLKATRNMYLDAQGKVRPNASIDGYLSVAVPGTVAGMYEVHRQYGKLPWATLIAPAIRYARDGFVVSQRYTNAAESRQQVILANPAARQIFTRNGEMYQPGEKLVQRDLAKTLQSVAQNPQSFYTGNIARAIASDMAKNGGLITLTDLKIYQPIWRTPVCGDFRNYRVCSMPPPSSGGVHLLQMLNIIGNTDLKSLGWRNPDALHLMVEAMRIAYADRSEHLGDPDFVKVPVQQLISRDYALQRRQEIRMDSVRRSSEVKPVDRQTLLRYIKGNESSDTSHLTVIDPQRNAVSLTFTINYGFGSGVVTPGTGILLNDEMDDFAAALGVPNAYGLVGKEANAIAPRKTPLSSMTPTIVTENNRLRMAVGAPGGSTIITTVLQTILNVLEYGMDAGSAVAAPRIHHQWLPDELRVEPFGLDYATIAELCRRGHKIEERSPWGNANAIVVTSDNMLEGAADPRGEGSPKGF
- a CDS encoding nicotinate phosphoribosyltransferase — encoded protein: MAPSLDWVSTQELTLTSEDYSLLTDLYQLTMAACYTGEGLEQKWASFELFTRRLPDDFGYLIAMGLAQALEYLENLHFTPTQISALKATNIFTHAPESFWTLLESGHFTGDVWAVPEGTAIFANEPLLRVEAPLWQAQLVETYLLNTLNFQTLVATRAARIRDIAGPSATLLEFGTRRAFSPQSSLWAARAALAAGLDSTSNVLAALHLGSQPSGTMAHSLVMAIAAMEGTEDQAFTAFHRYFPGAPLLIDTYDTVAAAQRLAKKVQAGEMQLAGVRLDSGDLATLSQQVRSLLPGVKIFASGDLDEWEIARLKANKAEIDGYGLGTRLVTGTPVNGVYKIVEIEGIPVMKQSSGKATYPGRKQVFRRYAGNRVIKDALGLMTETDAQPLLQLVMQQGKRLQPPETLAQIRDRTTRSVASLPDTVRRLDNPISLPVEISPALQQLTEKTRLAKTTVTA
- a CDS encoding aminotransferase class IV, which produces MTYIYYLNGKYVAADEACLPINDLAIVRGYGVFDFLRTYNGVPFKLREHVQRLQKSAELIGLNLPWSTPEIEAIAQETFNRNHLPDANIRIIATGGIATDFITPAGEPSLIVIVTPVTEYPEAYYKQGVKVITVQTQRFIPGAKSLNYISAIMALQQAKQENAVEALYVNQHRVLEGTTTNLFVFQDNKLITPKDNILYGITREVVLELAKNKFEIVEQPISYSDLNRCDEAFITATNKEIMPVIQIDDLQISNGKPGENTQYLMHLFHNYTKLGSWS